The Aphis gossypii isolate Hap1 chromosome 3, ASM2018417v2, whole genome shotgun sequence genome includes a region encoding these proteins:
- the LOC114131448 gene encoding microtubule-associated protein futsch-like isoform X4 has protein sequence MGNPSDHVETPLTGGYLLIVLAEPRTAEHKLAILKKLTKGLSCWNYEESGVEIVTELNAIVNQNIEGEEGKNGEQLFQYVSDNLVAEILINPQHSTLVQCVRNLLASFTKYRCIIHAGYSFTENGSWIVQDGSFSVIDFLDAYKTAEAQRTIRLHENHIRIDLHCSADADWNQVSRLKGTRFLLNPPEKIVDNESIESTVRWLCDKIEVVELDILLEGSQVVGNIRFSRPTLYVFPAGQGDSALFGINGFNMLIDGGAGRNSCFWGFARHLDRLDAVLLTRLNSSNLEGVASFLKRKTMSSLYPQIGHFFCNFKTRKQISSPNTDAKQDVLSISLIDTAQSIITDLKQLQLRPHLCYRNINLEPINLYHKVGHGKLDMYVLNPSKDSKEVKDFLTKWNEGDQKLFNPTKDLQFPLPNIISVCTLLVWQPANPNTTITRIFFPGSSPQNKIFESLERVRHLEFLKHPSCSIKSMSSSTSVTIKSQTTKKTVLEKMIPGETKAVKTMENLEVSTSASNAVIQTAIIPTVPKEGTPKPKFPVEAEKSKPNLKTVTKETVNSKTKIEHKYSSISAKVNSNKVIQKSTTIKKTLKLSSKSPPTDKSTPTTPIENQEKTPKPIKQVIKPKSTIKSPSSTPTKSKKEEANRKVLVSSRTNSGLKRTQITKKEIKPAKPINEIETEGISSKKDSNIIYKSSLISGDKDKSGEEEDILIVEKVAITPEKLLTPDGKKIIANELDGILTTAKDIVIKEKCVEKLSDSGATTAPTMPEDEKINDSKKEIEVNESDQKSEEFKKAKDALKTPDEVADLPFHEEADEHKTKVTEKVIETEIESQEIVQVENAEYVLVSLDSSPEALKRQVLDNVNLLDTELDEESEKEDEYVEKKESKLIEHLLESSKDLCEITDKIDELKKQNEHEINNHLIHENLQNYSHGNTETINVCAELINQEKQIEIQEKAKSRGSLSDETLQTMVNETITTATNVINRSGSTTEEQERVSEHIRATHESKVSTKPDSIDNEQVQSSLNDTNTSSSKITSRSGSISIDKKANTTEKTTDKQDSKASSNAGSVCEEPVKSPVNETVTSSSKVASRSGSITDDQAKTTEISEDKKDSKASSKEASVCDEPVKSPVNETITSSSKVASRSASITNEQEKTTGNVNDNQDSKASSRAGSVCDEHVKSPVHETFTSSSKVASRSGSIITEEQEKTTDKQDSKASSKAGSVCDEPVKSPVHETILTANKVPSRSGSITTDEQEKTLDKLESKTSSKSGSVCDEPVKSPVHETILTANKVSSRSGSITTDEQEKSLDKLESKASSKAGSVCDEPVKSPIHETNTSSSKVASRSASITNEQEKTTGNVNDNQNSKASSRAGSVCDEHVKSPVHETFTSSSKVASRSGSIITEEQEKTTDKQDSKASSKAGSVCDEPVKSPVHETILTANKVPSRSGSITTDEQEKTLDKLESKASSKAGSVCDEPVKSPVHETILTANIVTSRSGSITNEQEKTTENVNENQGSKESSRAGSVCDEHVKSPVHETITSSSKVASRSASITTEEQEKTLDKLESKASSKAGSVCDEPVKSPVHETILTADKVASRSGSITTDEQEKTLDKLESKASSKAGSVCDEQVKSPVHETITSSSKVASRSGSITTDEQEITTDKIDSKASSKAGSVCDEPVKSPVHETILTADKVASRSGSITTDEQEKTLDKLESKASSKSSSVCDEPVKSPIRETITSSSKVASRSGSITNEQEKTTENVNDNQDSKVSSRAGSVCDKHVKSPVYETITSSSKVASRSGSITTDEQEITTDIMDSKASSKAGSVCDELVESLLCEATASDKIKTMISSSISHEPLHDNQYSKVSRKASSICEEPLKSSELEINTDVTKLKSRPSSINQDQDIVYNSLTDKQEFNASSNETSSINYREPIKIDCFEKNTNERVISSRPNSEEELLDSVPSINKYSTLENTISDISFKEQEIVSTSLINKSNSICQDTESTPTLAMDKYDIETSSRKDSFCQDKNESITISSSSTSSICQEINTQSSKLSSRKSSIIDDLIDKPSKLQIGEKSSSLQESNIYDHSIDDNSKIFNKSGSLCDEMLNMSFNKVTENVISNKTCERIVSPTLIAENTECKIDNKEGSVGEESMKSSNNETGNKGNLISSTLNSIPQKTEEEKNQSSKSSSIFDETQKLQIENNKIILSPFEIIETNVIEKKVEESKSLGRIGSLCEEIAKFLTDDDKKMSTNNTYESSCGINESTLKNNNEVLKVETEPLLQFEKNTYALNKIEKPLQLDDEVKVSEKHDNINEKNTDHSLPAENITVSNIKSSDISTILIEENNKTGIMNVAQMVGKNINDESFTKHTAITDNESKNLKTVNPISSITSEECISKLSNVLIEDIVKSSNEKNIMNNSSLTDICVNQPLGVTLNSEDLGVTKDIVMQLKRDVHEALHQCSSDDERPYTPQSESSMSRSAMNIDEDDDDNEDNKIETDDDMAGSPMSTGPSPIQMQLDNRQVEINIDFNKAIQEHRITRGEDLTTTEANGNHVTEIKTTEHDNINQNQSTSSDTVQSWGKPLGLPPVQSINNNGFDPIREWGKPFGLPSPTQPVLELGETQNMSSKITPKKLKKIMDNKPIINVMDKDSQNRIRRSESPSKLRSRSSSRMSRINPVYLDLIYVPHHGNSKYVSADFFKRVRARNYVFSGTDPSKEVLNALIEGKQAWEDQDLEVTIIPTYDTDTLGQWVAENEELLTKLKIDLSPSASRCTIKLQDHNTSCSAYRLEF, from the exons GGCTTTCGTGTTGGAATTATGAAGAGAGTGGCGTTGAAATAGTAACTGAACTTAATGCTATTGTTAATCAAAACATCGAAGGCGAAGAAGGCAAAAAtg gtgaACAACTTTTTCAATATGTAAGTGATAATTTAGTGGCAGAAATTCTTATTAACCCTCAACACAGTACATTAGTGCAATGCGTAAGAAACTTATTAGCAAGTTTTACAAAGTATAGATGCATTATTCATGCAGGATATTCGTTCACAGAAAATGGATCGTGGATCGTCCag gatGGTTCATTTTCGGTCATTGACTTCTTAGATGCATATAAAACGGCTGAAGCTCAGCGCACAATTAGACTCCATGAAAACCATATTCGTATTGATCTTCATTGTTCTGCAGACGCTGATTGGAATCAAGTTAGTCGACTTAAAGGCACGCGTTTTTTGTTAAATCCGCCGGAAAAAATAGTTGACAATGAGTCAATAGAATCAACTGTAAGGTGGCTTTGTGATAAAATTGAAGTGGTTGAACTTGATATACTACTTGAAGGGTCACAAGTTGTGGGAAATATCAGATTTAGTAGACCTACACTTTATGTATTTCCTGCTGGACAAGGCGATTCCGCATTATTTGGCATCAATGGATTCAACATGTTAATCGATGGAGGAGCGGGAAGAAATTCTTGTTTTTGGGGTTTTGCAAGACACTTGGATCGATTAGATGCAGTACTATTAACAAGACTCAACAGTAGTAATTTAGAAGGAGTTGCATCctttttaaaacgaaaaaccATGTCATCATTGTATCCACAAAtaggacattttttttgtaacttcaAG acaagaaaacaaatatcatCTCCTAACACTGATGCTAAACAAGATGTTCTTTCAATTAGCTTAATAGATACAGCACAAAGCATAATAACTGATCTTAAACAATTGCAACTTCGTCCGCATTTATGTTATCGAAACATAAATTTAGAACCCatcaatttatatcataaagttGGACATGGAAAACTcgatatgtatgtattaaatccTTCTAAAGACAGTAAAGAGGTAAAAGACTTTTTGACAAAATGGAATGAAGgtgatcaaaaattatttaatcctACTAAAGATTTGCAGTTTCCATTGCCTAACATTATATCTGTTTGTACACTGCTAGTATGGCAACCAGCAAATCCAAATACTACCATcactagaattttttttcccgGAAGTAGtcctcaaaataaaatatttgaatcttTAGAAAGAGTCAGACatcttgaatttttaaagCATCCTTCATGCTCTATTAAATCAATGAGTTCATCTACATcagtaacaataaaatcacAAACAACAAAGAAGACAGTTCTTGAAAAAATGATTCCTGGTGAAACTAAAGCCGTTAAAACTATGGAAAATTTAGAAGTATCAACATCAGCCTCAAATGCTGTTATACAAACAGCTATAATACCAACAGTACCCAAAGAAGGAACTCCAAAACCAAAATTCCCAGTTGAGGcagaaaaatcaaaaccaaATTTAAAGACAGTTACGAAAGAAACAGttaactcaaaaacaaaaattgaacatAAATATAGTTCAATTAGTGCAAAAGTAAATTCTAACAAGGTTATACAAAAAAgtacaactattaaaaaaacattaaaattatcatctaAATCTCCTCCTACTGATAAATCAACACCAACTACTCCAATtgaaaatcaagaaaaaacgCCTAAACCAATTAAACAAGTTATCAAACcaaaatcaacaataaaatctCCTTCAAGTACTCctactaaaagtaaaaaagagGAAGCTAATCGTAAAGTTTTGGTTTCTTCAAGAACGAATTCTGGTTTAAAGCGAActcaaataactaaaaaagaaataaagcCAGCCAAACcaataaatgaaattgaaacagAAGGTATTTCTTCGAAAAAAgactcaaatattatttataaatctagtTTGATAAGTGGTGATAAAGATAAAAGTGGCGAAGaagaagatattttaattgtggAAAAAGTAGCGATTACACCAGAAAAACTATTGACTCCAGAtgggaaaaaaatcattgccAATGAATTGGATGGGATTTTAACAACTGCCAAGGATAtagtaattaaagaaaaatgcgTAGAAAAATTGTCAGATTCTGGAGCCACTACAGCGCCCACTATGCCAgaagatgaaaaaataaatgactcaaaaaaagaaatcgaAGTTAACGAATCAGACCAAAAATccgaagaatttaaaaaagcaaaagatGCATTAAAAACACCAGATGAAGTTGCTGATTTACCATTTCACGAAGAAGCAGatgaacataaaacaaaagttaCAGAAAAAGTAATTGAAACAGAAATTGAATCACAAGAAATTGTTCAAGTAGAAAATGCCGAATATGTACTGGTATCATTAGATTCATCTCCAGAAGCATTAAAACGACAAGTATTGGATAACGTTAATTTGTTGGATACAGAACTTGACGAAGAATCTGAAAAAGAAGATGAATacgtagaaaaaaaagaaagtaaattaatagaaCATCTACTTGAATCATCCAAGGATTTGTGTGAAATAACAGACAAAATTGatgagttaaaaaaacaaaacgaacATGAGATTAACAATCACCTAATAcatgaaaatttacaaaactataGTCACGGTAATACTGAAACTATAAATGTATGCGCAGAATTGATaaatcaagaaaaacaaatagaaaTTCAAGAAAAAGCGAAATCTAGAGGTTCACTTTCTGATGAGACATTACAAACTATGGTTAATGAAACTATTACGACAGCtactaatgttataaatagatCAGGATCAACTACTGAAGAACAAGAGAGAGTATCAGAACACATCAGGGCAACCCATGAGTCTAAGGTATCTACTAAACCAGATTCAATTGATAATGAACAAGTTCAATCTTCACTTAATGACACAAATACATCATCTAGTAAAATTACAAGTAGATCCGGTTCTATTTCAATAGACAAAAAAGCAAATACTACGGAAAAAACCACCGATAAACAGGACTCCAAAGCATCAAGTAATGCAGGATCGGTTTGTGAGGAGCCAGTGAAATCCCCGGTTAACGAAACAGTTACATCTTCTTCTAAAGTTGCAAGTAGATCCGGATCTATCACTGATGACCAAGCAAAAACTACAGAAATATCCGAAGATAAAAAAGATTCAAAAGCATCAAGTAAGGAAGCTTCAGTTTGTGATGAACCAGTGAAATCTCCGGTTAATGAAACAATTACGTCTTCTTCTAAAGTTGCAAGTAGATCCGCTTCTATTACAAACGAACAAGAAAAAACTACAGGAAACGTGAATGATAACCAAGATTCAAAGGCGTCTAGTAGGGCAGGCTCAGTTTGTGATGAACACGTTAAATCTCCAGTTCATGAAACATTTACATCGTCTTCTAAAGTTGCTAGTAGATCCGGTTCTATTATAACAGAAGAACAGGAAAAAACCACCGATAAACAGGATTCCAAAGCATCAAGTAAAGCAGGTTCAGTTTGTGATGAACCAGTGAAATCTCCAGTTCATGAAACAATTTTGACAGCCAATAAAGTTCCAAGCAGATCAGGTTCTATTACAACAGATGAACAAGAAAAAACCCTCGATAAACTGGAATCCAAAACATCAAGTAAGTCAG GTTCAGTTTGTGATGAACCAGTGAAATCTCCAGTTcatgaaacaattttaacagCCAATAAAGTTTCAAGCAGATCAGGTTCTATTACAACAGATGAACAAGAAAAATCCCTCGATAAACTGGAATCCAAAGCATCAAGTAAAGCAGGTTCAGTTTGTGATGAACCAGTGAAATCTCCGATTCATGAAACCAATACGTCTTCTTCTAAAGTTGCAAGTAGATCCGCTTCTATTACAAACGAACAAGAAAAAACTACAGGAAACGTGAATGATAACCAAAATTCAAAGGCGTCTAGTAGGGCAGGCTCAGTTTGTGATGAACATGTAAAATCTCCAGTTCATGAAACATTTACATCGTCTTCTAAAGTTGCTAGTAGATCCGGTTCTATTATAACAGAAGAACAGGAAAAAACCACCGATAAACAGGATTCCAAAGCATCAAGTAAAGCAG GTTCAGTTTGTGATGAACCAGTGAAATCTCCAGTTCATGAAACAATTTTGACAGCCAATAAAGTTCCAAGCAGATCAGGTTCTATTACAACAGATGAACAAGAAAAAACCCTCGATAAACTGGAATCCAAAGCATCAAGTAAAGCAGGTTCAGTTTGTGATGAACCAGTGAAATCTCCAGTTCATGAAACAATTTTGACAGCTAATATAGTTACAAGTAGGTCTGGTTCTATTACAAACGAACAAGAAAAAACTACAGAAAACGTGAATGAAAACCAAGGTTCAAAGGAGTCTAGTAGGGCAGGCTCAGTTTGTGATGAACATGTAAAATCTCCAGTTCATGAAACAATTACGTCTTCTTCTAAAGTTGCAAGTAGATCCGCTTCTATTACAACGGAGGAACAAGAAAAAACCCTCGATAAACTGGAATCCAAAGCATCAAGTAAAGCAGGTTCAGTTTGTGATGAACCAGTGAAATCTCCAGTTCATGAAACAATTTTGACAGCCGATAAAGTTGCAAGCAGATCAGGTTCTATTACAACAGATGAACAAGAAAAAACCCTCGATAAACTGGAATCCAAAGCATCAAGTAAAGCAGGTTCAGTTTGTGATGAACAAGTTAAATCTCCAGTTCATGAAACAATTACGTCTTCTTCTAAAGTTGCTAGTAGATCCGGTTCTATTACAACAGATGAACAGGAAATAACCACCGATAAAATAGATTCCAAAGCATCAAGTAAAGCAGGTTCAGTTTGTGATGAACCAGTGAAATCTCCAGTTCATGAAACAATTTTGACAGCCGATAAAGTTGCAAGCAGATCCG GTTCTATTACAACAGATGAACAAGAAAAAACCCTCGATAAACTGGAATCCAAAGCATCAAGTAAGTCAAGTTCAGTTTGTGATGAACCTGTGAAATCTCCGATTCGTGAAACAATTACGTCTTCTTCTAAAGTTGCAAGTAGATCCGGTTCTATTACAAACGAACAAGAAAAAACTACTGAAAACGTAAATGATAACCAAGATTCAAAGGTGTCTAGTAGGGCGGGCTCAGTTTGTGATAAACACGTTAAATCTCCAGTTTATGAAACAATTACGTCTTCTTCTAAAGTTGCTAGTAGATCCGGTTCTATTACAACAGATGAACAGGAAATAACCACCGATATAATGGATTCCAAAGCATCAAGTAAAGCAGGTTCAGTTTGTGATGAATTAGTGGAATCTCTATTATGTGAAGCCACGGCATCAGACAAGATCAAAACAATGATATCCAGTTCTATATCTCATGAACCACTACATGATAATCAATACTCAAAGGTTTCAAGAAAAGCCAGTTCCATATGTGAAGAACCATTAAAATCGTCGGAACTAGAAATAAATACTGATGTGacgaaattaaaaagtagACCGAGTTCAATTAACCAAGACCaagatattgtttataattctcTTACAGACAAACAAGAATTTAATGCATCTAGTAATGAAACTAGCTCAATTAATTATAGGGaaccaataaaaatagattgttttgaaaaaaataccaatgAAAGGGTTATTTCTAGTAGACCCAATTCAGAAGAAGAATTACTTGATTCTGTacctagtattaataaatactccACTTTAGAAAATACTATATCTGACATATCTTTTAAAGAACAAGAAATAGTTTCtacatcattaataaataagagtAATTCAATTTGCCAAGATACAGAGAGTACACCAACATTAGCAATGGACAAATATGATATTGAAACAAGTAGTAGAAAAGATTCGTTTTGTCAGGATAAGAATGAATCCATAACAATTTCGTCAAGTAGTACTAGTTCAATTTGTCAAGAAATTAATACTCAATCTTCAAAACTTTCTAGTAGGAAAAGTTCTATTATCGatgatttaattgataaaccttcaaaattacaaattggGGAAAAGAGCTCTAGTCTTCaagaatcaaatatttatgaccATAGCATTGAtgataattctaaaatattcaacaaatcTGGATCCTTGTGTGATGAAATGCTAAATATGTCGTTTAATAAAGTAACAGAAAATgtcatttcaaataaaacatgtGAACGAATAGTTTCTCCAACACTTATCGCTGAAAATACAGAATGTAAAATAGACAATAAAGAGGGATCTGTGGGCGAAGAATCAATGAAATCTTCTAATAATGAAACTGGCAATAAaggaaatttaatttcaagtaCTCTAAATTCAATTCCTCAAAAAacagaagaagaaaaaaatcaatcatcaAAATCAAGTTCTATATTTGATGAAACACAAAAGttacaaattgaaaataataaaatcattttgtcACCTTTCGAAATAATCGAAACcaatgttattgaaaaaaaagtggaAGAATCAAAATCTTTAGGCAGAATAGGATCTTTGTGTGAAGAAATTGCTAAATTTTTAACAGatgacgataaaaaaatgtctacgAATAATACATATGAATCGTCATGCGGTATAAACGAatctactttaaaaaataacaatgaagTATTAAAAGTTGAAACTGAACCATTATtacagtttgaaaaaaatacttatgctTTGAACAAGATTGAAAAACCTTTACAACTCGACGATGAAGTCAAAGTTAGTGAAAAACATGATAACATAAATGAGAAAAATACAGATCATAGTCTTCCTGCTGAAAATATCACTGTTTCTAATATTAAGTCCTCAGATATTTCTACAATATTgattgaagaaaataataagactGGTATAATGAATGTTGCTCAAATGGTAgggaaaaatattaacgaCGAATCTTTTACCAAACATACCGCTATAACTGACAATGAatccaaaaatttaaaaacggtCAATCCAATTTCTAGTATTACTTCAGAAGAatgtattagtaaattatcaaatgttttaattgaagATATAGTGAAATCATCTAATGAGAAAAATATCATGAATAATTCATCATTAACAGACATTTGTGTAAACCAACCATTAGGTGTTACTCTAAATAGTGAAGACTTGGGTGTTACTAAAGATATAGTAATGCAATTAAAAAGAGATGTACACGAAGCATTACATCAATGTAGTAGTGATGACGAGCGGCCATATACTCCTCAAAGCGAATCTAGCATGTCTAGATCGGCAATGAATATTGATGAAGACGATGATGATAACGAagacaataaaattgaaaccGATGATGATATGGCTGGATCTCCTATGTCAACTGGACCATCACCAATCCAAATGCAACTCGATAATCGACAAGTAGAAATTAATATCGATTTTAATAAAGCCATTCAGGAACATAGGATTACTAGAGGAGAAGATTTGACAACTACTGAAGCAAATGGTAACCATGTTACAGAAATTAAAACAACtgaacatgataatattaatcaaaaccaAAGCACTTCATCCGATACGGTTCAGAGTTGGGGTAAACCACTAGGTCTACCGCCAGTACAAAGCATTAATAATAACGGTTTTGATCCAATACGTGAATGGGGAAAACCATTTGGTCTTCCTTCTCCAACACAGCCGGTCCTTGAACTCGGAGAAACTCAAAATATGAGTAGTAAGATTACACccaaaaagttgaaaaaaattatggacAACAAACCAATAATTAATGTCATGG atAAAGACTCGCAAAATCGAATTCGACGATCGGAGTCGCCGAGCAAACTTAGGAGTCGATCATCAAGTCGGATGTCGAGAATTAATCCTGTTTATCTGGATCTTATTTATGTGCCACATCAtggaaattcaaaatatgtatctgCTGACTTCTTTAAGCGCGTACGAGCTAGAAATTACGTTTTTAGCGGTACTGACCCTAGTAAAGAAGTCTTAAATGCCTTAATCGAAGGTAAACAGGCTTGGGAGGATCAAGATTTAG aaGTCACCATAATACCAACTTATGATACTGATACGCTGGGTCAATGGGTGGCAGAAAATGAAGAGCTGCTGACCAAGTTGAAGATTGATTTAAGTCCCAGCGCTAGTCGATGCACGATAAAATTACAAGATCATAATACCAGCTGCTCCGCATATAGactagaattttaa